DNA from Amorphoplanes friuliensis DSM 7358:
AAGTAGCCCATCGACGGGATCACGCCCTCCCACGCCGCGGCGTCCATGGCCGTCTGCCGCCACCCGGCGAGCGCCTCCCAGGTCATGCCGGCGGCGCGCAGCACCTCCGGGTCGGTGGTGTCCCGGCGCTGCTCGACCGGCAGGGCCATCAGCTCGGCCCGGGCCGCCAGCAGGCTCAGCGAGGCCGGCACCGGGTTGTCGCGCTTGTGCCGCCGGTCCAGCGCGTGCCGGAACAGCTCACCCTGCCGCTCGTCCTTGGCGACCGGGTGGGTCAGGTCGACCACGTCGCCGAAGCGCACCGAGGCCGCCTCGGAGTCGTACTTGAGCAGGCTGCGCTCGTGGTAGAGGCGTACCGCGGCGTCGGCGACACCACGCTTGACCGGCTTGGGCAGGGAACGACCGTGCCGGCCCAGCCAGTACGCGAGGGCCTCACCCGGCTCGTCGGCCCGCTGCAACGCGGAGTCGACCACGGCCCGCGAGCCCGGAATGCCCTCGGACACCTGCGCCCGCGCACCCTCCAGCGCGGCCACGACGGACGCGGACCGCAGGTTGGCACCGAGCCGGAGCCACCGCACGAAGCGCGCGAACCACTCGGGGTCCGCGACGGCGACCGTACGCACCAGCTCCCGGAACCGTGCGTCCCGGTCGGCGGCACCCTCGTAGAAGGTGTCCTCACCGACCAGGTTGGACACCGCGAGCAGGAACAGCTCGGAGCGTGGCGCACGGGCAAAACCCGGAGCGCCCTCGGCGGTGACGAGCGTCTGCCGCTGCTTGACGTTGAACTTGGCCATCGTGTCCCCCCATGTTTCTTGCGCAGGTTTTTTGCGCAGGGAGACGCACCACTCCGCACGCCCGAGATCAAAGTCGGCCACGGACTTATATCTGCCGCTCTACCGTTGAGCTAGCCGCCCGAGAGCGACCGGAGGACTCGAACCCCCGAACCAACAGAGCCCGAAGTAACCGTTGCCTGCGCACCGGGCGTGCGGAGAGGTTGCGCCTCCCGAGATCGGAGCCGGCGACGGACGGCTCTTCACCGGGGCCGTGGGACCCCTCCAAGATGTAACCGTCGCCTTCGCACCGGGAAGTGCACACCCACCGAGATCGAAGCGGAGACGGAAACTGGCCCCTTGCGGGGCCTAGGTGACCTCGGCCGCTGGTCGACATCGCCGGTACGACGATGACGGGATTCGAACCCGCGTCTCCCCGTTGAAAGCGGAAGTAGCCGTCTTCTGCGCACCGGTGAGTGCGAGAGAAAGGTAAGCGTTCCGCACCCGTACCGGCAAACGATTTTGGGGCTTTACTTCAACGGCGGTTCAGCTTCTACGGTCTTTCCCATGACTTCCCGCGACGTGCAGGACCTGACCGATCTGGTCGCCGAGCTCGAACGCAGCCAGCGGCAGGAGGACGTGGACGGCTTCCTCGCCCTCTTCGACCCCTCCGCTGTCTGGGTGAACGGGGCCGGCCGCCGCCTGATCGGCCTCGACGAGATCAGCGAGTTCACCCGCGGCGTGCTGCCGGGCGCGATGGCCACCGGATCGGTCGACTACGACGTCGAACACGTCGCCTTCATCACGCCCGACGTGGCGCTGACCGGCGTCCGGCAGCAGTACACCGACCTCGACGGCAGACCACTGGCCGAGGACGGCGCGGGCAGCCCGACCTACGTCTGGATCCGTACCGGAAGCACCTGGAGGATCGTCGCCGGGCAGAACACCGCCGTGATCGCGCCCGGTTAGCCGCGGGCCCAGACGTCCAGGTCGAGTTGCTGCAGGACGTGCGGGGCGAACAGCCCGAAGACGGAGAGGACGGCGACCAGGGTGAACAGCGTGCGCAGGACGATGACCTCACCCTTGCCGCCGACCCGGACCGCCATGCCGTTCGGGACGCCGATCATGCGCCACATGCGCCGGCCCATCGGGATCGGCCACAGGATCGGGACACCGTTCTTGGTGATCATGTCGCCGAGCAGGTGGACAAAACATCCCACACCGACTGCGAAGCCGAGCATCGGATAACCGCGGTCACCGGGCAGGTTCGCCGCCGTGAACCACGCGATCACCCCGGAGGCCAGGGTCACGATCACCCAGCCGGCGCGCTCGGCCCACTCGTCGAAGAGCCCGCGCAGCGCCAGACCGGCCATGAAGAAGACGATGAAAACCACGGCCCATTTGCCCTGACTCGCGCACAGGCTCGTGGTGCCCCAGCCGACCAGACCGGCAAAGGGCAGGGTGTGCGTGAAGGTGCGGTGCCCGTTGTTGCGGCGCGGATCCCGGCTGAGCTTGGTCGCGGTGTAGACGCCCAGCGAGATCTTCTCGATCACCTCGGCCACGAACAGGGAGAACACCCCGAACGTCCGGGCCACGGTCGCGCCGCCCTGGTTGCGGGTCACCTTGCCGGACAGGTCCAGGTCCGGCAGCAGCGCACCGCCCGCGCACACCGCCGTACCCACGGCCACCGCCAGCGGTGACTGCTCATATCCGGCAAAATGGTCCAGTGCCAGGCTGCCGGACAGCCAGACGGCCGCGCCCGACAACGCGTGCGACGGACCCATCATGGTCGAGACCACCCCTCCCCGTGACCCCCGAGCGCGTCGCCCGGGGGTAAACCCGGCAACTCTCGCAGAGCGGGGAGGGGCGTTCAACGACCGCCACCTCTACTGTGGAGTGTTCATGATCACCTGTAGTTCGGTGCGTTCCACGGCGCGACCTGGTGCCGGTGGTAGTGCTCGAACCGGCGGTTGCCGTACCGCGCGTGCCGCATCAGGCCGATGACCAGGAACGCGAGCGGAATCGCGGGCCAGAAGAAGTGCGCGCCGGACAGCGCCCACAACGAGGTCAGGAAGAACGCCAGGACGACCACAAAACCGGCGTGGCGGCGCACGTCCCGGCGTGTCGCGGCCTGGGCCTGCGGCGTGTCGGCGAGCGCCCGGCGGCCCTGATCCGGCAGGTCGGCGGTCAGCGGGGCCAGCTCGTCCCGGAACTTCGCCGCGTAGACCTGCCCGAGCCGCTCCTCACCCTCCTCCAGCGTGAGCCGCCCCTCGGTCATCGCGGCCCGCAGGATCTCGGCAACCTGCTCGCGTTCGGTGTCGGAGGTCCGGAGCCGGTTCGGCCCGGACCAGGTGGCGTCGTTGGGATGCACGGTGACCTCCTGAAACGTGGCGGGATCTGACACCAGAGTCCCCGATCCGCCGCCGGCCCGCGTCGCCCCGGCGGAGCATCCCGTACGCCGCCGGCGGAGCAGCAGGCGACCGCCGGCGTACCCCCTGGGGCGTACGCGGGGGACAGGCGTACGCCCCAGGGCGCAGGACGGCATCGTCGCCGGTGTGGATGCCGGGGTGAGCAGCGGTGCCGTAGGTTCGAAACGTGCGAGATCCGGGCCGCCAGCAGCCGCCCCGGCGACCGGATCGACCCGGCCGCCCGGGCCGCCCCGGCGCGCCTGCGGACTGGCTCGACGCGGTCGAGGCGCGGTGGTCCGGTCGCTTCAGCCGCGGCCGTGACGCTCACGTCTCCGGGTCTCTGTCCGACCATGGGCCAGGGCTCGACCGTGAGTCCGCCTTCGACCCTGGGTGGCCAGGTCACGGTGTGCCTGGCTCCGACCGTGGGCGGGCGGGTCACGGGGGCGACGCCGGCTTCGACCGTGGGCGGCCAGGTCACGGTGGTGAGGCCGACTCCGACCGTGGGCGGGCGGGTCACGGTGGTGGGTCCGGGTTCGGTCGCGGGGCCGCCGGCCGGGGGCGTGGGCCCGGGTGGGCCGGGACTGATCGGTCGCGGTCCTGGCCGCCGCGGCGGGCTGACGGTTCCCCACGACAGGGCCGGCACGCCTGGCCCGGTGCCGTCGTCGCCGCGCTCAGCTTCCACGCGTTCGGCAGCGGGGCGGAGGCGTCCGCGCTGGCCCATCCGACCGACATCATCGCCTGGGTGCTGCTGCTGGCCGGGCCGCTCGCGCTGGCCTGGCGCGGCCGCGCCCCCATTGCTGTCCTGATCGTCTCCGGTGCCGCGACCATCGGCTTCGCCACGCTGGTGGAGCCGGCCTGGACCTACGCCGTCGCCGTGGTCATCGCGCTGTTCACCGCGGTCAAGGCCGGAAGGCGGGCCGTGGCGGTGCCGATCGCCATCGCCGGATACCTGGCCTACCTCGCGGTCATGTGGTTCTTCGCCGATGCGCTGGGGCTGCCGGCCGCCGTCCGGCCCGAGGTCCGCGACTCCGTGCTGACCGCGGTGGGCCTCGCGATGACGGTGTTCGTCGGCAACGCGGCCCGCGCGCGTTCCGCCTACCTGGCCGAGATGAGCAAGGCCAAGGCCGAACGCGCCCGTGCCAAGGAGGAACAGGAACGCCGCCAGGCCTCCGACGAGCGGCTGCGCATCGCGCGCGAGCTCCACGACGTGCTCGGCCACCACCTGTCCCTGATCAACGTGCAGGCCGGTGTCGGACTGCACCTGATGGACAACCGCCCCGAGCAGGCCCGCGAGGCCCTCGCCGCGATCAAGACGGCCAGCGCCGAGGCGCTGCGCGAGGTCCGGGCCGTCCTCGGTGTGCTGCGCCCCGAGGAGGAGGCCGCACCCCGCCAGCCCGCCCTCGGCCTGGACCGCCTGACCGACCTCACCGCGGACGCCGGCCTGCCGGTCACCACGGAGACCGTCGGGCAGCGGCGTGACCTGCCCGCGGAGGTCGACCGGGCGGCGTACCGGATCGTGCAGGAAGCCTTGACCAACATCCGCCGGCACGCGGACACGGGGGTGGCGGCGACCGTGTCGGTCACCTACGCCGAGACCGAGCTGCACCTGTCGGTGCAGAACGACGGACTGCCGGCCGAGGACGAGCCGGACGGCGACGACAACGGCAGCGGCATCGCCGGCATGCGCGCCCGGGCGGCCAGCCTGGGCGGCACCCTCGAAGCGGGACCACTGCCCGGCGGCGGGTACCTGGTCTCGGCCGTCCTTCCCACCGGAGCAGGAGAAAACACATGATCAGGGTCCTGCTCGCCGACGACCAGGCCCTCGTCCGGGCCGGCTTCCGGGCGCTGCTCAACGCCGAACCCGACATCGAGGTCGTCGCGGAAGCCGGCGACGGCCTGGAAGCGGTACGCCTCGCCACCGCGACCCACCCGGACGTGGCGCTGATGGACATCCGCATGCCCGGCGTCGACGGCCTCGAAGCCACCCGCCGCATCGCCGCCGACCCCGCCCTGACCGGCACCCGGGTGGTCATCCTCACGACCTTCGAGCTGGACGAGTACGTCTTCGAGGCGCTGCGCACCGGTGCCTCCGGCTTCCTCGTCAAGGACACCGAACCGGTCGAGCTCCTCCGCGGCGTCCGCGCCGTCGCCGCCGGGGACGCGCTGCTGTCGCCGAGCGTCACGCGCCGGGTCATCGGCGAGTTCGCGGCTCCCGGTGGCCGCGGGCGCCCCGCCCTGCCCCCCGAGGAAGCCGAACGCCAGCTCGACCAGCTCACCGACCGCGAACGCGAAGTGATGGTCCTGGTCGGCGAGGGCCTGTCCAACGACGAGATCGCCGCCCGCCTGGTGATCAGCCCGGCCACCGCCAAGACCCACGTCAGCCGCACGATGGTCAAACTCGGCGCCCGCGACCGCGCGCAGCTGGTCGTGTACGCGTACGAGGCGGGCCTGATCCGTCCCGGCTGGCTGGCTTAGACCCTTCCGACTCAGCCCAGCCATCCGTGGCGTTCGGCGTACCGGCGGGTGGTGGCGACGACGCCGGCGACGGCGGGTGAGGGATCGGAGGTGGACCACAGCATCGAGAATTCCGCCTTGATGGTCGGAGTGGTGATGTTGCGGTGGGTGACGCCGATACCGGCCTTGGCGGCGTGCTCGGTGAACGAAGCGGGCGCCAGGCCGACCTCGTGCCCGCTGGCGAGCCGCGAGAGCATGGCGTTCACCGGGGGCTCCTCGAAGGTGCTGATCCGAGGGGTGAACCCGGCCTGGTGGCACGCGGCGACAATGCCGTCGTAGTACGCCGGGGCCAGGCGGCGGGGGAACAGCAGCAAGGTTTCGTCGCTGAGATCCGCCAGTGGGATCTCTGCCGCGGCCGCCCGGCGGTGGTGCGTGCCGAGAACCGCAGCGACGCGTTCCGCGCGGACGAGCTCGCCGGCCACCCCGTCCGGGATCGGCGGGAAGAGGGCCAGACCGATGTCCAGGTCGCCGACGTGAAGTCGTTCGGGGATCTCGGCGCTGAAGAACTCGCGGGCGTCGATGGTGAGGCCGGGATGTTCCTCCTGGATCGCCTCCAGCAGCGCCGTGAGCGTGCCGAAGCTCGCCACCGGTGTGTAGCCCAGACGGATCGTCGTCGTCTCGGCCGACCCCGCCAGCCGGGCCATCTCCAGGGCACGCTCCAGCGCGGTCAAGGCTCCCGGCGCCTCGTCCGCGAGCGCCCGGCCTGCCGCGGTGAGCTGCACCCGGCGGCTCGAACGGACGAAGAGCGGCGTACCGAGGGTTTCCTCGAGCTTGCGGATCTGAAGGCTCAGGGACGGCTGAGAGATGTAGAGGCGCGCGGCGGCCCGGCCGAAGTGACGTTCTTCGGCAACGGCCAGAAAATAGCGGAGAGTGCGCGGGCTGACGTCGATAGGAAAATCCTATCGTCCGGTACGCATACAGGTCTTGGACTGGCGTCCGGCGGCGATCTTAGTGTCGTTCCGTGCACCGGAGGCACTCCGGCGCTTTCCGGACCCGCAGGAGAAAACCATGAACATCACCGTGATCGGACGAGGCAACATCGGCGGTGGACTGGCCGACCTGTGGGAGCGGGCCGGCCACAAGGTGGAACGCCTCGGACGCGGAGGTGGCGATGCCGGCGCCGCGGATGCGGTACTGATCGCAGTCCCCGGCGACGCGGTGCAGGCGGCCCTGTCGTCGGTGACGGGACTGTCGGGCAAGACGGTGCTGGACGCCACCAACCTGTACGGCGAAGTGAAGCCTCCGGCCGGTTTCGGTTCCAACGCCGAGTACGTCAAGTCGGTGACCGGCGGGCCGACGGCGAAGGTGTTCAACACCAACATCGCCGCCCTGTACCCGCAGATCGCCGACGCCCGCGCCCGGCCGAGCAACCTGTGGTCCGGTGACGAAGAGGCCCGGCGTGTGGTGGAGCAGCTCAACACCGACGCCGGCTACGAAGCGGTCCGGCTCGGCGATCTGAGCCAGGCCGCGACTCAGGAGAGCATCGCGCACGCCATCATCGCGATCGCGCAGAACGGCCTCGGCGCCTTCGTCTACCGGATGGCAACCCCCGAACAGCTCTGAGAACTGCTCCGGCAACCGCAGCGGCCGACCATAGGAGCAGCCCGGTCGCGGCCCCGGCAAAGGCGGGCCAGGCGCCGCGTCAGCGTCTGCCCCCGCCGGAGCGTGAGGTTTGCTGCGCCCAGCGCTGAGTAATCTCGGCGGGTGAATCCGGCTCAGCTGCATCATCTGGCCATGATTGCCCGGCCCGGCTCAGCGGCGGGTGCAAGCCGGTGACTGCGGAGATGTTCTTCGACCACGAGCACCTGACGGACCGCGATTTCACCGGGTTGCGGCTGACGAGCTTCGGCGCCGTCGGCTCCGGCTTCGAGCGCTGCAATTTCGCGGGATTGCGGGTCGACAACGCGGCCTTCGGGTCCGGTGTGGAGGTCTCCGAATACGTCGACTGTTCGTTCGACGGCGCGGTTGTGCGTCGCACGACGGGCGGGTTCGCGCGGTTCGTCCGGTGCAGTTTCCGCGACGTCGACCTGCGTGAATGGGACGGCGAGTTCGTCGACATGGTCGGCTGCGTCGTCACCGGGAAGGTGCGCTCCGGTCAGTTCTGGGGCGCGCCGCTGCCGGGCTCGGGTGAGTCGCGCCTCCGTTCGTACGCGAAGGGTCTGGGTGAGCCGCCGCAAAGTGTGCGGCAGCTGATGACCCGGACCGCCAACGAGTTCCACGGCAACGACTTCTCCGGGGCAGAGCTGATTGGCACGTACTTCCGGGGAGGCGCGGACCTGACCCGGCAGCGCCTCCCGCAAGGGCCCGACTACCTGTACCTGCCGGACGCCGCGGCGACCATCGCCGAGGCGGTCGCGCGGCTCGACGCTGGCACGGAGACAAGCCTGCAGCCGCGGGTGCGACGCTTCCTGACCGGGGTGCTGTCCCGCGACGTCGAGCAGG
Protein-coding regions in this window:
- a CDS encoding NADPH-dependent F420 reductase, translated to MRGLTSIGKSYRPVRIQVLDWRPAAILVSFRAPEALRRFPDPQEKTMNITVIGRGNIGGGLADLWERAGHKVERLGRGGGDAGAADAVLIAVPGDAVQAALSSVTGLSGKTVLDATNLYGEVKPPAGFGSNAEYVKSVTGGPTAKVFNTNIAALYPQIADARARPSNLWSGDEEARRVVEQLNTDAGYEAVRLGDLSQAATQESIAHAIIAIAQNGLGAFVYRMATPEQL
- a CDS encoding TROVE domain-containing protein; the protein is MAKFNVKQRQTLVTAEGAPGFARAPRSELFLLAVSNLVGEDTFYEGAADRDARFRELVRTVAVADPEWFARFVRWLRLGANLRSASVVAALEGARAQVSEGIPGSRAVVDSALQRADEPGEALAYWLGRHGRSLPKPVKRGVADAAVRLYHERSLLKYDSEAASVRFGDVVDLTHPVAKDERQGELFRHALDRRHKRDNPVPASLSLLAARAELMALPVEQRRDTTDPEVLRAAGMTWEALAGWRQTAMDAAAWEGVIPSMGYFALLRNLRNFDAAGVSDAVAEQVAARLCDPDEVAKSRVLPMRFLSSYNAAPSLRWAYPLEKALQLALANVPALDGRTLILIDTSGSMNSDFSRDGSLRCWDAATVFGLALAARAKKPAVVSFSTTSKVFPSRRGESVLAGVRRFREDGYFLNAGTQTAQAVWKHYDGHTRVVVLTDEQAHWHGQEDVVAAVPREVPVYTWNLAGYRLGHTAPEDNRYTFGGLSDSAFSMIPLIEAGSREVWPF
- a CDS encoding LysR family substrate-binding domain-containing protein, producing the protein MQLTAAGRALADEAPGALTALERALEMARLAGSAETTTIRLGYTPVASFGTLTALLEAIQEEHPGLTIDAREFFSAEIPERLHVGDLDIGLALFPPIPDGVAGELVRAERVAAVLGTHHRRAAAAEIPLADLSDETLLLFPRRLAPAYYDGIVAACHQAGFTPRISTFEEPPVNAMLSRLASGHEVGLAPASFTEHAAKAGIGVTHRNITTPTIKAEFSMLWSTSDPSPAVAGVVATTRRYAERHGWLG
- a CDS encoding DUF1707 SHOCT-like domain-containing protein; this translates as MHPNDATWSGPNRLRTSDTEREQVAEILRAAMTEGRLTLEEGEERLGQVYAAKFRDELAPLTADLPDQGRRALADTPQAQAATRRDVRRHAGFVVVLAFFLTSLWALSGAHFFWPAIPLAFLVIGLMRHARYGNRRFEHYHRHQVAPWNAPNYR
- a CDS encoding sensor histidine kinase yields the protein MPGSDRGRAGHGGDAGFDRGRPGHGGEADSDRGRAGHGGGSGFGRGAAGRGRGPGWAGTDRSRSWPPRRADGSPRQGRHAWPGAVVAALSFHAFGSGAEASALAHPTDIIAWVLLLAGPLALAWRGRAPIAVLIVSGAATIGFATLVEPAWTYAVAVVIALFTAVKAGRRAVAVPIAIAGYLAYLAVMWFFADALGLPAAVRPEVRDSVLTAVGLAMTVFVGNAARARSAYLAEMSKAKAERARAKEEQERRQASDERLRIARELHDVLGHHLSLINVQAGVGLHLMDNRPEQAREALAAIKTASAEALREVRAVLGVLRPEEEAAPRQPALGLDRLTDLTADAGLPVTTETVGQRRDLPAEVDRAAYRIVQEALTNIRRHADTGVAATVSVTYAETELHLSVQNDGLPAEDEPDGDDNGSGIAGMRARAASLGGTLEAGPLPGGGYLVSAVLPTGAGENT
- a CDS encoding metal-dependent hydrolase; the encoded protein is MMGPSHALSGAAVWLSGSLALDHFAGYEQSPLAVAVGTAVCAGGALLPDLDLSGKVTRNQGGATVARTFGVFSLFVAEVIEKISLGVYTATKLSRDPRRNNGHRTFTHTLPFAGLVGWGTTSLCASQGKWAVVFIVFFMAGLALRGLFDEWAERAGWVIVTLASGVIAWFTAANLPGDRGYPMLGFAVGVGCFVHLLGDMITKNGVPILWPIPMGRRMWRMIGVPNGMAVRVGGKGEVIVLRTLFTLVAVLSVFGLFAPHVLQQLDLDVWARG
- a CDS encoding SgcJ/EcaC family oxidoreductase — encoded protein: MTSRDVQDLTDLVAELERSQRQEDVDGFLALFDPSAVWVNGAGRRLIGLDEISEFTRGVLPGAMATGSVDYDVEHVAFITPDVALTGVRQQYTDLDGRPLAEDGAGSPTYVWIRTGSTWRIVAGQNTAVIAPG
- a CDS encoding response regulator; the encoded protein is MIRVLLADDQALVRAGFRALLNAEPDIEVVAEAGDGLEAVRLATATHPDVALMDIRMPGVDGLEATRRIAADPALTGTRVVILTTFELDEYVFEALRTGASGFLVKDTEPVELLRGVRAVAAGDALLSPSVTRRVIGEFAAPGGRGRPALPPEEAERQLDQLTDREREVMVLVGEGLSNDEIAARLVISPATAKTHVSRTMVKLGARDRAQLVVYAYEAGLIRPGWLA